GTTAAAAGTAGTCAAGATGACTTCTTTGAAGAAATGTGTCCTAGCTTTGGTGGATGCCCATGGAATGTCGAGGTGCCTGCATGCTGTCTGGACACCACAGTTAtcaaaatttttttaaaaatggtttGAGTAGAAAGGAAAGGATATAGTGGATCCAAATAGCCCACACCTAACTAGTTGAGGCGTAGCTGATTGATTTATATACTGATATTTTGGCTGATAAGAGTGTTTATGCGTGATGGAACCCAAGAGTGTGAACTAGTGATCAATAAGCGGGAGGAAACCATGAGATCAGGCTTAAATCCCAGCTGAGGCAAGTGAGTTCTTCCCGTCGGCCTAAGTCTTGGTGGGCAGAATTATCCAGTTGTTGTGTTGGTGGGTAGGAGGTAGGCCACGGACACCACCATCCTCCAAAAAAAGATAATGCTTGTAGGTGTTTTCTATGAATTATCTTACTAAGTATGCTGTTGATTGATTTTGCTTTACAGCGACTAGTAATTGGTTTTCAAGTCATAGTATcttatttgttattagtctttatttatttgtatttatttgtcatctattcgttatttgtttgttgtttttctcataaagcttttaattttctattcttatctaacattttttatgcatttatgcttttactgagccgagggtctccaggaaacagccgtcctaccttggtaggagtaaggtctgcgtacattctaccctccccagaccccatgttgtgggatttcactgggttgttgttgttgttgttgttagtatcTTAAAGCACGGGGTTTTGAGATTGTTTTTGATTGATACCTGATTATTCCATGTTTAACATGAAGCAAAGAATTAGACCTTGTGAAATTGCCACTAAATATTCATCTTGAGAGAGGTGTGGTCAAAACGTTTGGATGATTCAAAACAAATACATTTCTCCAGACCCCGCTTTTGGAACTCTACTGGTTTTTTGTTCTTTGCGTAACAAATACATTTCCCAACCCATTGTTACTAGTTAGGAGGTCATACACTCGTGAGTCTgcataacttattttttttactaaagcAATCCACATTTGAtataaattggaaaaaaaattacaggTTACGGAGACGAGTGTCAAAAGGGCACACCAGGTTAGATTATGAGTCAGGATATTGAGTAACAGTATGAGTCATGAAGCAATCCACCATATTTAATTTCTGTCTGTGTGGGTTGGGTGGAAAATGTATTGAGTGGTGGTCCTTGCCTAACTCTAATGGATTTTTTTCCATCAGATATGCCAGTAAATTGTTTATAATGCACTTAAGCCATGTTGACCCAATTGATTGGGCTGATTGATTCTAAGCACATCTTATCATTTCAATTGACCTATTATACACCCAACTAATTGAAGTCGGAGGTTGGATGGGTTACAcatttaattgttttttttggtaAGGATTTTATTAAAAGAGTGCCAATATGGTACAGAAAAAGGGACACGACTTAGCAACAAACTCTTTAATCCACTACTACACattatctcctagaaaatacAACAAGTCCAAATCCTTATCCATCATGTCTGAATTACTGCTATAACAACAAAAGTACAGATTTTTAATGCATTTATATTTTACTCTAGAGATCTGTAACTTCTTTCCGTCAAAGCATGCCTTGTTTCTTTCCATCCATATGGTCCACATTATGCAATTGGGAATAATTCTCCATATTGGCTTTAAGCTCTTTTTAACCTCCTGTGATTGCCACACTTCCAACAAGCTACTAATTTTCTCTGTTAACACCAAAGATATGTCCATTATGCTAAAGAAAAGTTCCCAACATTGTCTTTAAATTGGAGATAAAACACAGTATAGAAGCGGAGCTAAGAGCTTATGGAAATTATAATCCAGTGGGACAGAGAGTTGGGAGTGGGATAGGGAAATAACCACGTACTCGATACAATGGGAAAATTAAACAAGAAATAAAATGTGACAGGCTTCACATTTGTGTTGAACAAAGCTGTTTTGctgtttctatttttttattagaatAGATGATGTAGATGATGATGGCATATtaatacacaaaaaaaattgtggaACACTGGCATGGTAGTGAAATTCTTAGTTTTCAAGGCCAGTCAATACAGAATTGTGGTTTTTGTTTCTCGTTTTAGAAACTTTAGAATCATTAttgtaaattttctttgatAAGATAATATGCGTAGGGTTGAGGACTTGTTCACCTTTATTTCATTTCCTTAGTTTTTCTTAACATCTTTTACTTGCTTTAATATAGATTCTCTGCTCGAGTGCCCCTAAGCTAATGTAAGTGCAATTTGTTGTCGTCTTGTTTTGAAAATCAGTAAGAGTGACACAGCAATTGTAGCTGCTCCAGATGGCACAGTACACCTACTGGATCTAAAATCAGGAGAAGATATCTGGGCATTTAGGTCAGGGGCATCCATTTATTCTTCATATCAGGCTCTCTCTGATTATCAAGGTGATAGTAATAATGCTACCATTGAGGATGATAACTTCTATATAGATTGTGGAGAAGATTGGAAATTATACATGCATGGGAATGGCTTTGAAAAAGTGGTACGCCAACTGACTTGTCCTCTACCATGCTCATTCAgaaactttatggagttttGTGTTGAGGGAATGCATTTCTGAAGAGCTTTTATTCCCTTATGGGCGATGCTGTTGAATCTTTTCACCAGAGGGTTTTTTCCTTTGTCCATCTATTAGTGTAAATATCATGACGAGAGTGTTTCTTGTGAACTTGATAATATTACTTCCAGAGTGCTGTGTGCTCGCATGAAATGGATTGACATAACAAAGTGTTATAGGTATTTTAAACCCTAAAATACTACATTCCTTAATCTgctattcttttttattatcTTAGGAGCTGCCATTCAGTGTGGaagaatttctaaaacaaaCTCCATATGTCTCAGCTGGTGGAATCATGTTAGGATCAAAGAAGACCACTGTATTCATTGTTGATGCTAACACCGGGAAACTAATCCAGTCATTTAGATCGGATGTGTTTCCTTTAGAAGGTGATACAGATGTTGGACAAAATCCAATTGTACCAAGGGAGGATGTTGAAGGATGGGCAGAAGCGCAAGATACAGACTCAGAAGCTGTTAATCCACTCTACATTATGAGAACCGATTATGCTCTGAAATATACTTCTTCGAAGACTGGAAAGGTTTTATGGTACTTAATGTTTGCTGATTTTGAGGCTTCACAGCAATGTAAACGAATTGAGAGTTTTCTTGGTTATCCTTCTGACCAAGAGGATCAATTGAATTCTGAATGTGGAGTTTGTCCTACAAAGCCAGCTGTTCACCGAGTCCGGAATCTTAGATCATTAGAATCACTTTTTGCATCTGGTAGGCCACAGAATGCTCTTTCTGGAGATGTGGCGCTTTCTACTTATATCAATCCTGCATTAAAACCAGTTACTGAGTTGGTGGAATTACCTCCAAACAAAAGATCTGCTATAATCCATTCTCCTCCATCTATGACTAAAGAATTTGGGCTCATGCGTCTGCCTAGTGGAGATAATGGTCATATAAATAAAGTCACGAACTCTGATGCTTTAGTACACTCCTATAGCTGGAATTCTGTTGTACTAAATACATTCATGCTGCTCATTGCAGCTTTCTCTTTTACTTATACTGTGCTGTGGAAAAGGTGGAAGTCGCACAAGCAGGCTACAGATCCCAAATTGCAAGCTGTAAcctcaaaaaagaagaaatctcGAAAGTCAGGTTTCAGTAAGAGCAGTACCCGTAATgagaagaataagaataatagtCATAATGATGACACTGAAGTAAGTGGTGTCGTTGCTGACATTGGAAAGAGTGGGAAGGTTTTGGAGCTGAatttatgcaagtatgatagtCTTGTATATCATCGGAAGATTGGTAAGTTATTGGTTTCTAACACTGAAATAGCTAAGGGGAGCAATGGCACTATCGTACTCGAGGGAATCTATGATGGTCGTCCTGTAGCTGTTAAACGCCTCATCCAGACTCATCACGAAGTGGCTTTGaaagaaattcaaaatcttattgCCTCTGACCAACACCCAAATATTGTTCGTTGGTATGGAGTGGAGTATGATCAGGATTTTGTTTACCTGGCTCTTGAGCGTTGCACTTGTAGCTTATATGAGTTTATATCATCAGTCTCCAGCTCCTACCAAAAGCAATTTTCTGGAAATGACCAGGATGCCGGTTGTTTAAGTGACTGCACTGTAAAAGTTCAGTGGAAATGTGGAGACAAGGATGACTTCCTGTTATGGAAGCCCAGTGGATATCCTTCAGCTCACTTGTTAAAATTGATGAGGTAGTTTTATTGTCATGATCGGTTTCTGATTTACTTTTATTAATCTGAATTCTTTCATGTGTGTGGTGACTCACTTCAATATCAAGTGCTTTTTTCCATGGATCGGTCAATACCAAGTGCATGATCTGTGGCTTTCTCAGCAACATGACTCTAAACTGATAGTCACCACTCTCGTAAGCTGGGTAATCTGTACAATTTTCGTTTGAACTAACCATGCCTGAGAAACAGCTTCTCTTGGATTGTCTGGCTCTGGGGGCATGTCTAACTGGACTTCTTGAATGTTTATCCATCTCTTATTCATATTTTACAGACTGTTCTCGTCAagtttttcttgaagaaaaattgaTCGAACAGTGTGACATAGGAAATGTTCATGTTAGcttgaattttttatattaacaGAGTTGGATACAGAAATAGTTAGCATATATTGTAGCTGGTTACTCTATAGCTTTTActtgagaaataaaaaaattatgtaaaggTCCAGATTTGAACTAGAATAGACCAGTAAGGTTTACGTTGAAATAGTTCTTGTATATATGTACAGAATTATTTCAAGAATAATATAGTGATATATGTTTAACaaccccccaccccccaccccaccccaccccacacaaaataaataaataaattatgttgACAAttgtttaatttaaatttttttgcttAGTGAACTCTTAGAGGTAACTCATGCTTTTATTAATCGAATTACACTAGAAATGAGTTctaaaaaagtaattatttataGTGAATGATGTCAGAGGAGCTGTATCACAATGATCCTTGTCATACCTTGAGAATTGAAGATGGAGGATTTGTTACTACATGTAACTTGCGGACAATTCAATGACGGCTCGCAGGCAAATGAATCACAGCCTTTGGAACATATAAGCTGAGAATTCTCGCATCTATACTGCTAAAGCATCTAATAGGCTGTTATCAGAATTTCTGTAGCATTCAGCTTCTGTTCCGTTTTAGAGTGGGATTCCCATGAAGCCTTTGAAGTATTTCGCTCATCTTTGTCTGAGAgtactatattattttgatcTCACAAAAAATAAAGGCAATTAGCCTCTGGATCATTTATTGAACCACATCTTATTAATTTGTTTACCCTTTTGAGCAAATACATACTAATGTTTCCTTCACATTTTAGGATGTTGCCCTCTCGGTGCTTGCATATTAGATGCTTTATATCTTTTACCTGTTTTTTCCTTTCACCACTATTTAGTTACAGCTTTTTCAGACGTATTTGAGAGGCATTCAGATTTAACAATTGAGCCCTTTCATGATTGCTAATGGCAGAGATATGGTTCTTGGCCTTGCTCATTTGCATGAACTGGGAATTGTACACCGTGACTTGAAGCCTCAGAATATTCTTATAGTAAAAGAGAGATCTATAAGTGCAAAGCTTTCAGATATGGGCATCAGCAAGCACCTTGCAGGGGACATGTCTTCGTTAACCAAAAATTCCACTGGTAAGCCTTAGTTCCAGAAGTTGCATTTTTTTCTCTTGTAACAATTGACATTTCCTAGTTCATTACCCAGCCCCAATGCTACCTTATTTTCCCTGAGTGAAGGATGAGGAAGAATATAAGTTCCATTCACTATCTTTTTGTcccaatttttttgaaaagcttctattcctttcaatttggaattgATAATCTATATATTTCTATAGTGATTAGTGAAGCCATGCGGTGGAGGCATTTCATCTGCAAATAGGGATATCTTTGAAAAAACCTTCTTCTGCATATCTATTTGCATCTATTGTACATGCATGGATGTCACTCATCCCGTGTTATTGCTGTCCTACAATATCTGTAGGCTCTGGGAGTTCAGGTTGGCAAGCACCTGAGCAACTTCGTCATGAACGGCAGACACGTGCTGTGGATTTATTCAGTTTAGgttgtgtactctttttctgcATAACCGGGGGAAAACATCCATACGGAGATAGTTTTGAACGTGATGTAAATATAGTTAACAATCAAAAAGATTTATTCCTTATAGAGAATATTCCAGAGGCAGCAGATCTCATCAGTGCACTCCTACATCCATATCCAGAGCTAAGGTAATGGCATCATGGTTTCCAAATTCTTGGTATAGTAGTAGTTCCCTGATATTATAACTTTGTAAGTTCTGTGTCATTGATGTTATTTTTGTACTTCCACTGATGGCGGTGTATGCCTTTCTGTTACCCCATAGGCCAAAGGCAGTGGAGATATTGCATCATCCTTTCTTTTGGAATTCCGAGATACGGCTCTCATTCCTCCGGGACGCCAGTGATAGAGTAGAATTAGAGGATAGGGAGGATGGATCTGAACTTTTGGGAGCACTGGAAAGTGTTAAGACCGTGGCATTGGGTGGTCTGTGGAATGATAAAATGGACAGTGCATTTATCAATGACATTGGTCGCTACAGGCGTTACAAATATGATAGTGTCCGCGATTTGTTGCGTGTTATCAGAAATAAGTTAAACCATTACAGAGAGCTTTCAAAGGAAATACAGGGAATTCTTGGACAGGTTCCTGAAGGATTTGAGAGTTATTTCTCCACCAGGTTTCCTAGACTTTTAATTGAGGTCTACAAAGTATTCCATACATATTGTTTAGATGAAGAtatctttaaaaaatacttcaaaGGCAATCAAATTTAGCTCAATACTAGCAACATTTTAAACCTTTGTACATATTGTAATTTGTATATCTATAATCATGAATGATTGACAAAACAGTTGTTGTAAATGCTGACCTTTTCAACTACAGCTGATCATGTTCTttctatttccctttttcttctATAGCTCATTGCCTCTATTCAGAGAGCACGTTTCTAGTAGCGCAGACTTTCTGCATTGTGATGCTTATAGTTGAATGCACCAGAGAAATACCTTTTTGGAAATGTATATGAGGTCAATCAGTTGGATATTCACATGCTACAAATTTGTATGACTTAATGTTGTACAAAGTAGCAATGATGTTCTTGAATTAAAGGCTTTTGTTTCCCTGAGTTATTTCCCAACAAACAATAGCAAAGTGATCAACCCAAATTATTCTTCATACATCTTAGAAAAGCCCTACTGAACTAAATTAAAGTGGAGGGTCTCTGAAAATGCACCAAGATAATGAATTCATTATTGTAATAGAACCTTTTTGTGCAGCACCTAAATCTCTTATCAGAAAGTGTAACAAGAATAAGCTTATCAATATTTGTATATTTGCAAGTGCACCATTTTTTGCTGTTCCTTTGTCCTCCCACAAGTGAGTTCAGTGGAAGCTATAATGATAAAAGGGCTAAATGCATCTCTTTTGTTGACTTTTTCCCTCCTCTGGCAAGTGAGTTGGTGGAACTAATGATGACTAGGGAGGACTAAAGCAAGATTATGATTTTGTTAAATTGTGTAATCATTTTATTTAGAAGCTAAAATTATTGGAGAGAACTATTGTTTACGCACTCCTTCACATGCAAGCCTGATATTTTCTTAATGAGCCAAatatgtgattttattttttttaatttatgaagGATGGCGATAAGATTTGAACCCATGATAATTGCATGCTCTTATGCAAAGGCggatctaaaatttaaattttatag
This region of Solanum dulcamara chromosome 9, daSolDulc1.2, whole genome shotgun sequence genomic DNA includes:
- the LOC129902283 gene encoding serine/threonine-protein kinase/endoribonuclease IRE1b-like isoform X1 — its product is MRSFFLIIFFLAIVFIAVVYGAPTNSEGSDPEVEATPSSEVPASSSLLPLKPKSDTAIVAAPDGTVHLLDLKSGEDIWAFRSGASIYSSYQALSDYQGDSNNATIEDDNFYIDCGEDWKLYMHGNGFEKVELPFSVEEFLKQTPYVSAGGIMLGSKKTTVFIVDANTGKLIQSFRSDVFPLEGDTDVGQNPIVPREDVEGWAEAQDTDSEAVNPLYIMRTDYALKYTSSKTGKVLWYLMFADFEASQQCKRIESFLGYPSDQEDQLNSECGVCPTKPAVHRVRNLRSLESLFASGRPQNALSGDVALSTYINPALKPVTELVELPPNKRSAIIHSPPSMTKEFGLMRLPSGDNGHINKVTNSDALVHSYSWNSVVLNTFMLLIAAFSFTYTVLWKRWKSHKQATDPKLQAVTSKKKKSRKSGFSKSSTRNEKNKNNSHNDDTEVSGVVADIGKSGKVLELNLCKYDSLVYHRKIGKLLVSNTEIAKGSNGTIVLEGIYDGRPVAVKRLIQTHHEVALKEIQNLIASDQHPNIVRWYGVEYDQDFVYLALERCTCSLYEFISSVSSSYQKQFSGNDQDAGCLSDCTVKVQWKCGDKDDFLLWKPSGYPSAHLLKLMRDMVLGLAHLHELGIVHRDLKPQNILIVKERSISAKLSDMGISKHLAGDMSSLTKNSTGSGSSGWQAPEQLRHERQTRAVDLFSLGCVLFFCITGGKHPYGDSFERDVNIVNNQKDLFLIENIPEAADLISALLHPYPELRPKAVEILHHPFFWNSEIRLSFLRDASDRVELEDREDGSELLGALESVKTVALGGLWNDKMDSAFINDIGRYRRYKYDSVRDLLRVIRNKLNHYRELSKEIQGILGQVPEGFESYFSTRFPRLLIEVYKVFHTYCLDEDIFKKYFKGNQI
- the LOC129902283 gene encoding serine/threonine-protein kinase/endoribonuclease IRE1b-like isoform X2; this encodes MLGSKKTTVFIVDANTGKLIQSFRSDVFPLEGDTDVGQNPIVPREDVEGWAEAQDTDSEAVNPLYIMRTDYALKYTSSKTGKVLWYLMFADFEASQQCKRIESFLGYPSDQEDQLNSECGVCPTKPAVHRVRNLRSLESLFASGRPQNALSGDVALSTYINPALKPVTELVELPPNKRSAIIHSPPSMTKEFGLMRLPSGDNGHINKVTNSDALVHSYSWNSVVLNTFMLLIAAFSFTYTVLWKRWKSHKQATDPKLQAVTSKKKKSRKSGFSKSSTRNEKNKNNSHNDDTEVSGVVADIGKSGKVLELNLCKYDSLVYHRKIGKLLVSNTEIAKGSNGTIVLEGIYDGRPVAVKRLIQTHHEVALKEIQNLIASDQHPNIVRWYGVEYDQDFVYLALERCTCSLYEFISSVSSSYQKQFSGNDQDAGCLSDCTVKVQWKCGDKDDFLLWKPSGYPSAHLLKLMRDMVLGLAHLHELGIVHRDLKPQNILIVKERSISAKLSDMGISKHLAGDMSSLTKNSTGSGSSGWQAPEQLRHERQTRAVDLFSLGCVLFFCITGGKHPYGDSFERDVNIVNNQKDLFLIENIPEAADLISALLHPYPELRPKAVEILHHPFFWNSEIRLSFLRDASDRVELEDREDGSELLGALESVKTVALGGLWNDKMDSAFINDIGRYRRYKYDSVRDLLRVIRNKLNHYRELSKEIQGILGQVPEGFESYFSTRFPRLLIEVYKVFHTYCLDEDIFKKYFKGNQI